The genomic stretch ATCTTTATACCACTGACTATTACCAGCCCAGTGCTTTCAACCCCGCCCACCAGTTCCTGGCCATCTATTACAAGGTCCATCCTGTTGAGCCGGTGATCCTGCCGGTGCGCACGCTGCCTTTTTTCAACGATGTGGCTGAGCTGGAAGACGTCTTCACCAGGACCGGCGCCATTGAGGCTTTCCGCTATATTCCCTTTGAACAGTTCTCAGAAGAAAGTGTTTCCCTGCCTACCGATAAGATCCTGGCGAAACTGCTGAAAGCGCAGTAAAGGAACAGCATCGTCCAAAAACATACAGCCTGCGGCTGATTCCAAAGACCTTCGAAAAATAAAAGGTCTGTCCCCGGTTCGTCCCAAAACACTGGACCACGGTTTGCAGCCTTTCTCTGGTTCGTCCCAAAAACTCTTCTACGCACCAAAGAATTACTACCAGCCTCGTTTTCCAAACTTGCTCACAACATCAGAAACCCTGCCCCCGGTTCGTCCCAAAAAAAAACCGTTCAATACTGAACGGCCTTATCCTGGTATCGGGAGCAGAAAAAAAACGGGTCATGGTTTTACCCAGTCCAGTACGGTGCCCTCGCATTCGGGGGCATTGGCGCAACGGACAATTTCATTGCCTTTGGCATCACGGTAAACCTTATAATCGCCTACAACAAATTCCTTGTGACAAACCATGCAAAGCCTTTTGTCGGTCAGCGCGGGAATATCACTGAACGGGTATTTGAACTTAATGTACAGCGCCTTATCCCTGATGAACACCTCTTCCATGTCTTACTTTAATTAATATATTATAAATCTTGTGTACGGATTATTGGCTTCAGTCGCAGGAGCCTCCCTGCTCGTCGGTGAAGCAGAAGCTGAATATGTTCAACCCGTCATACTGGTATTTGATCTCCGCCTTATGGATATCGGCAATCTGTTTCACCAGCGCCAGTCCCAGTCCATGGCCCTTGGTCCGCCTGGCGTTGGAAGCCCGGTAGAAGGGAGTATAAATGCGGGCCTGCTCGTCGGGCGAAAAGATCTCGCCGGTATTCCGGAAGATGACCTCCCGGGAGCCGGGTTTTATTTTCAGGATCACGATGGCTGCGTTGTTGTCTGAATACTGGACGGCATTTTTCAGCAGGTTGTTGAAGGCCATGATCAGCAGGGGCTCATTGGCCCGGATCATCAGGGCGGCTTCATTGCTGCTGCTCACATCCAGGGTCACTTCAATACGCGCGCTGGGGTAAAGGGTTTGTACAAATTCTACGGCGCGGATGACCAG from Candidatus Pseudobacter hemicellulosilyticus encodes the following:
- a CDS encoding NUDIX domain-containing protein, which translates into the protein MINVRVYGILMNDNKDVLVADELIKGKFYTKFPGGGLEFGEGTRDCLKREFQEEMNLEVTIGEHLYTTDYYQPSAFNPAHQFLAIYYKVHPVEPVILPVRTLPFFNDVAELEDVFTRTGAIEAFRYIPFEQFSEESVSLPTDKILAKLLKAQ